Proteins co-encoded in one Christiangramia fulva genomic window:
- a CDS encoding type II toxin-antitoxin system ParD family antitoxin — protein MNKNTSISLGDYFDQFVRSRINEGRYKNVSEVIRAGLRLLEEEESKVAALKNAIQEGIDSGIDYNFDPKKHLESLKSNKRLNG, from the coding sequence ATGAATAAAAACACGTCCATATCATTAGGTGATTACTTTGACCAATTTGTTAGAAGTAGAATAAATGAAGGCAGATACAAAAATGTTAGCGAAGTCATTCGCGCTGGATTAAGATTATTAGAAGAAGAAGAAAGTAAAGTTGCTGCATTGAAAAATGCAATTCAAGAAGGAATTGATAGTGGAATTGATTACAATTTCGATCCAAAAAAACATCTTGAATCTTTAAAATCAAATAAACGACTGAATGGCTAA
- a CDS encoding type II toxin-antitoxin system RelE/ParE family toxin: MVRINWTIQAKNDLQDIAEYISKDSKKYAKLQVLRITTRTRILKSQIYSGKITEEINQQNIRELIEGNYRIIYKIIDPERIDILTVHHSARDLYRRKI, translated from the coding sequence ATGGTTCGAATAAATTGGACTATTCAAGCAAAAAATGATCTACAAGATATTGCTGAATATATTTCAAAAGATTCCAAAAAGTATGCTAAACTTCAAGTTTTAAGAATAACAACTCGAACTAGAATATTAAAATCTCAAATCTATTCAGGGAAAATTACAGAAGAAATTAATCAACAAAATATTCGAGAACTGATTGAAGGAAATTACCGGATAATTTATAAAATAATTGATCCAGAAAGAATTGATATTCTTACTGTACATCATTCTGCTCGCGATTTATATAGGAGAAAGATCTGA